In one window of Pseudorasbora parva isolate DD20220531a chromosome 7, ASM2467924v1, whole genome shotgun sequence DNA:
- the LOC137083933 gene encoding serine/threonine-protein kinase pim-2-like, translated as MAFLPFSVSVSTGQADRTLQSDSQQSSDEDEHPFSSSSSSSKCSCVGHFGSRRTASTDSSLGIMSSLSQSSRGSYNVIWRWSGDESDSRREQGRSDSSDWSCPPLPSQVPVEPTGTSNGRNVQGAVKASPLKISTENPTECGKGKRIRSFFKRVWKAMKSSVCCCCLSSAVDVVEPFSPDPEPSSSASDPSGVKLNDESFESLYNVGEMLGSGGFGSVYKGTRKFDGKKVAIKQLSKTENNRYLYIPGHPKPLVTEVALLLMMRRKPISPLIIQLYEWFEHPGKFTLVMEFPEPCMSLRDYIVRKPILYEPTARFIMRQALLAVQVCIEHGVFHNDIHAQNFLLNERTLELKLIDFGCGQLFSSDGYESRTYAGLPYYCPPEVLTEPRFHAVPANVWALGVLLFTMVHVFHPFPNWNQIRQAKIPLMYHNLSKKYRDLISQCLARDPTKRPTLEQMSRHRWMR; from the exons ATGGCATTTTTACCA ttttctgtttctgtgtccACAGGTCAGGCTGACAGGACGCTGCAGAGCGACAGCCAACAGAGCTCAGATGAGGATGAACATCCAttctcttcatcttcatcttcatctaaaTGCTCTTGCGTTG GCCATTTCGGATCCAGAAGAACTGCTTCCACAGATTCTTCGCTGGGCATCATGTCATCCTTGTCCCAGAGCAGCAGAGGCTCGTACAACGTCATTTGGAGGTGGAGTGGCGATGAATCGGACAGTCGAAGGGAACAGGGCAGGTCTGACAGCTCTGATTGGTCGTGCCCTCCGCTGCCAAGTCAAGTTCCTGTCGAGCCAACAGGGACTTCTAATGGCCGAAATGTTCAGGGTGCCGTGAAGGCTTCTCCCCTGAAGATCTCAACAG AAAATCCTACAGAATGTGGGAAAGGGAAAAGAATTCGTTCTTTCTTCAAGAGGGTATGGAAGGCTATGAAGAGTTCTGTCTGCTGCTGTTGTCTCAGTAGTGCTGTGGATGTTGTGGAGCCTTTTTCCCCTGATCCTGAGCCATCATCATCTGCGTCAGATCCCTCCGGCGTCAAGCTAAATGATG aGTCTTTTGAGTCTCTCTATAATGTGGGAGAGATGCTTGGATCCGGAGGATTTGGCAGCGTGTACAAGGGAACACGCAAATTTGATGGCAAAAAG GTTGCCATCAAGCAGTTAAGCAAGACTGAAAACAATCGTTATCTTTATATT CCTGGGCATCCCAAACCTCTCGTTACAGAAGTGgcgctgctgctgatgatgaggCGAAAACCCATAAGCCCGCTCATCATACAGCTATACGAGTGGTTTGAACATCCTGGAAAATTCACTCTTGTTATGGAGTTCCCGGAGCCTTGCATGAGCTTGCGGGACTACATCGTTCGTAAACCCATCCTGTATGAACCCACAGCACGGTTCATCATGCGACAGGCTCTGCTGGCAGTACAGGTCTGCATCGAGCATGGTGTTTTTCATAATGACATTCATGCGCAGAATTTCCTGTTGAATGAAAGGACGTTGGAGCTCAAGCTGATAGACTTTGGCTGCGGTCAGCTATTTAGTAGTGATGGCTACGAGAGCAGAACATACGCTG GACTACCTTATTACTGCCCACCTGAAGTCTTAACAGAACCTCGTTTCCACGCCGTACCAGCAAATGTCTGGGCTCTAGGAGTGCTGTTGTTCACTATGGTGCACGTGTTTCATCCTTTTCCCAATTGGAATCAAATCAGACAAGCCAAAATTCCATTAATGTACCACAACTTATCCAAAA AATACAGGGATCTGATTAGCCAGTGCCTAGCCCGGGATCCAACTAAACGGCCAACGTTAGAGCAGATGTCACGACATAGATGGATGAGATGA
- the LOC137083932 gene encoding uncharacterized protein: protein MSMAHMMGERGDSGHSRSRRAAFSQMAGQEIWGPSSDDRDPMPDPTQIQALPRYLAPPSLSEFSVFVSTGQADRKRTRQSDSQQSSDDDEHPLTSSSSKCSCMDSGHSRSRSGSDSFDWSCPPLPGQVPVEPTGTSTGRNVQGAMEASILNKISTGQADRTLQSDRQQSSDEDEHPFSSSSSSSKCSCIGHFGSRRTASTESSLGIMSSLSQSSRGSYNVIWRWSGDESDSRREQGRSDSFDWSCPPLPGQVPVEPTGTSNGRNVQGAVKASPLNKISTVRIGT from the exons ATGTCGATGGCTCACATGATGGGTGAAAGAGGAG ACTCAGGGCACTCCCGATCCAGAAGAGCTGCTTTCTCTCAGATGGCTGGTCAGGAGATTTGGGGACCCAGTTCTGATGACCGCGATCCGATGCCAGACCCGACCCAGATCCAGGCCCTTCCTAGATATTTAGCACCTCCGTCTCTGTCTGAGTTTTCTGTTTTTGTGTCCACAGGTCAGGCTGACAGGAAGAGGACGCGGCAGAGCGACAGCCAACAGAGCTCAGATGATGATGAACATCCACTCACTTCATCTTCATCTAAATGCTCTTGCATGG ACTCAGGCCACTCCAGATCCAGGAGTGGATCGGACAGCTTTGATTGGTCGTGCCCTCCGCTGCCAGGTCAAGTTCCTGTCGAGCCAACAGGGACTTCTACTGGCCGAAATGTTCAGGGTGCCATGGAGGCGTCTATCCTGAACAAGATCTCAACAG GTCAGGCTGACAGGACGCTGCAGAGCGACAGACAACAGAGCTCAGATGAGGATGAACATCCAttctcttcatcttcatcttcatctaaaTGCTCTTGCATTG GCCATTTCGGATCCAGAAGAACTGCTTCCACAGAATCTTCGCTGGGCATCATGTCATCCTTGTCCCAGAGCAGCAGAGGCTCGTACAACGTCATTTGGAGGTGGAGTGGCGATGAATCGGACAGTCGAAGGGAACAGGGCAGGTCTGACAGCTTTGATTGGTCGTGCCCTCCGCTGCCAGGTCAAGTTCCTGTCGAGCCAACAGGGACTTCTAATGGCCGAAATGTTCAGGGTGCCGTGAAGGCTTCTCCCCTGAACAAGATCTCAACAG TCCGGATCGGCACATGA